The Spirosoma sp. SC4-14 DNA window AGTTGATGCAGCTCATTACATAACTGTTTGAGCCCTGCAACACCACCCGGCAGATTTCGATAAAACGAGTACTGAGTCCGGTTGTCGAAGCCCAGTTGCGGGTAGGTCGGCCACAAAACCACTACGTCGACACCACCGTAGTTGGCTTCGTATTTTTTCAGGCAGTTCCTGATGTCATATCTCCCGTTTTTATCATACAGGGTCGTTTCGTTAGCCATCAGGAAATACGTAGCATAGGCACTGGACGCCCACTTGTACTTGTTTTTCTGGTAGTTCTCACCTTTGTAATTCAGGGAGTATAGCGTCGAATCTTTCCAGGCCCGTAATTCAGAACGCCACGCATCCCATTTGTCCGGTGCCGTGGGCGCTTCAATCAGTTGGTAATACTTTTCAGAAAGGGCATTTCTATTTTGTCCGAACGTGTTTCCCGCCCAGCAACACAACATCCAAAAACTGACAAATCCCTTTCTGAGCATACTGCTTTTCATAAAAAAACAATCTCTTCTTTCTGTGGCGTCAGGTTCTTAAACCTGACGCCACTAACACGCCACTAGAATCTCCGTCAATTCATTACCTCAATTCGCTCGCTATTCTTTTGTGTTAGCATCGCACCTGTTTTCTCCAGTTTCTTATCACCAATGGCCACGTTTTTTAGTTTTATGCCCCGTACGTCGTCCACATAAAAAGCGGGCCGGGCATCGGGTTCGTTGCAGGTAACTGTCACGTCATCAAGGACTAACCCATTTACGTGCCTGACATAAAAAGCACTCGCTGGCAGCTTTGTCCCGAATGTCAGCCTGTTTTCCGGATACCCCTTTACGTCTTCGCGGATGATCGCCGGAAACGTTTTGATTGAATCAGCAGAAACGCCTTTGGGCACCGTTATCCGAATATTGGAAAGCCGGATATCTTCGGCCGGACTTTCTTCCAGACCGGCAATAATGGTTGGGATAATACTACGGGTTTCGGCCCTGATGTTCTGGATGTTGATGTGCCGCATCACCGACGGCTTTTTATCCGGGTTCAGGAACCGCCTGCCCACCCGGATAAAAATTGGGCTCAATACGTCCGTCATGATAATGTCGGAGATAGTAATGTTCTCCACGATGCCGCCATCGACACCCAGAATCACAATACCCGTGTTGACACTCGTTTCTTCGGGCCTATGCACAATGCTGGCAGGCATTGGCCAGTGCCGATACCCGTTCACCGATCCTTTTTTGATGACACAATTGCTGACGGTAATATTTCGGAAGCCCGTTCGGGAGCCGGTGCCAAATTTGATCCCGTTGCAGATGCTCGACAGCACACAGTTGGTGACCGTTATGTTTTCGCAGAATTTATCGAGGTACTCGCTTTTAAAGCAGAGGGCGTCATCTTCCGAGTCGATGCGGCAGTTGGAAATGATGACGTCTTTTCCGTCAATATCCAGCCCGTCGCAATTCCAGTTCACCCAGCTTCGGAGGTATATTTTATTGATAGTGACGCGCTCACAACCCGATATAGACACGGTTACCTGCGCCGAGTTGAGAATATTGATGCCTTCCATCAGCACATCCTGACAGCCGATAAAGAAGATGTTCTTGGGCTTGCCGTCTTTGTTCAGCCCCAGTTGAAACGCCTTCCCTTCGCCAGGACCGCGTAACGTACCCAGCCCAATAATTCCGGTATGCGTTGCCTTGTCGGCAATAACCAGGGCTTTCATGGATTCGACATATAGGCCGTTGTGCGTGATTGTCCCGAATTTTTTGGCCGACAGAATGGTATGCTCGGGATAATCGGCGGGCTTGTAGCTCCCCTGTAGAACCGCGCCCGCCGACAAGTGTAGATAGACGTTTGACTTCAGGAAAATTGTGCCTGTGTAATACGTACCGGCAGGCACCAGTACCTCACCCCCACCTTTGCTATAGCATTGATCAATAGCCGATTGAATGGCTTTCGTGTTCAGAAACGTACTATCCGTTCTGGCCCCAAAATCACGAATATCGTACGTCTGGGCATACGCCTGACAACTCAACAGGAAGGCAATAACCAGGGTCAATACGTTGTAATTCTTCATAGTAGAACAAGCCCCATTATCCGGTTGACAAACCGGATACCATCAACTTTATCATTCACCCTTTTTCCGGCGGTTGCACTATGGAAACAGGTGTTTTGTTGGCCTTAGCCGGTCAATGGAATGAGTCAGCATACGTGGGCCTCAGGGGATACCTGTTAAACAGACACCATTCTGTTTTTTCCCATCTTTTCGACAAGTAAATCTTTGGGGAGTGCCAACGAAAGCGCTGACAACCGATGAAGCCAGATTAATGGCTACTAGAGCTTACCCGCTTTCAGCTGCCGGACAGCATAATCGGCCGCGCGGGCTGTCAGGGCCATGTACGTTAACGATGGATTCTGACAAGCCGAGGAAGCCATACTGGCACCGTCTGTTACAAACACATTTTTGACCGAGTGTATCTGGTTCCATTTGTTCAGCACCGACGTTTTGGGATCGAGACCCATGCGCGCGGTTCCCATTTCGTGAATGGCCAGACCTGGTGCCTGATGATTATCAAACGCAGCCGTTATCCGAATGCCAGCGGCTTCCATCATCGCTTTGGCCTGTTCGATGGCATCAGCCGTCATTTTATCTTCGTTGTCGCCCCAACTGCAATCAATGTCAAGAGTGGGCATACCCCACTGATCTTTGTTGGCCTGATTCAGTTTAACATGATTTTCGTAGCGCGGCAGCATTTCGCCCATGGCCGTCATGCTGAACGACCATTCGCCCGGATGGGTCAGCGCTTCTTTGTACTCAGCCCCGAAACCCGCCACCGAATGGCCCCGCTCCCAACCGGCCCGGCCTCCGCCACAGGCATACGCGTAGCCACGAACAAAATCTTTTTGACTGTCATTCAGTACGTTACGGAATCGGGGTACGTAAGTGCCGGTTGGCCGACGTCCGTAATAATAGTTGTCATCCAGATCCTTGCCTTCGTAAACACCAGCTACCCGGCCCCGGTAATTGTGATCCATAAGATAATGACCCAGCGCCCCACTGTCGTTGCCAAGCCCGTTGGGAAATCGGTTCGAGGTCGAATTGAGCAGCACCAGCGTGGAGTTGAGCGTAGCGGCATTCACGAAAATGATGCGGGCGTAATACTCGGTCATCTCTTTCGTGTTGGTGTCGATTACCCGAACGCCCGTTGCCCGTTGTTTCGCTTCATCATAAATAATGGAATGAACCACCGAGAACGGGCGGACGGTCAGCTTGCCGGTTTTAGCCGCTGCGGGCAACGTAGCGGAGTTGCTGCTGAAATACGCGCCGTATAAACAACCCCGGCCACACCAGTTGCGCGACTGGCAATCGGCCCGGCCCAGCGCCAGATGAACAGGTTGCGCTTTACTCAGATTAGCCGTCCGGCTGATGATCAGATGGCGATCAGCGTACTCTTTTTTCCAGGCATCGCGCACGCTTTTTTCGATGCAGTTCATCTCGAAAGGCGGCAGAAATTCGCCATCGGGCAGCGTCGACAGGCCATCTTTATTGCCACTGATTCCCGCGAATTTTTCAACGTAGCTGTACCAGGGAGCTAAATCCGGGTACCGAATTGGCCAGTCGACACCATGACCGTCTTTCAGATTATCCTCAAAATTAAACGGTGCCCAGCGTTGCGTCCACCGCGCCCAGGACAGCGACTTACCGCCCACCTGATAGCCCCGAATCCAGTCGAATGGTTTGGTCTGCTGGTACGGATGATCGGTATCCCGGATGAAAAACTGCCCGGAATATTCGTTAAAAGCATAGCCTACTTTAGCCTGCGTAGGGCTTTTTTCGAGTACATCGAGCGGGTAGCGGCCCCGGTGGGTCATCTCCCAGGGGCTGGACATAGTGGTTGGGTAATCTTTCACATGCTCGACAGGTCGGCCACGTTCCAGCACGAGTGTCCGTAATCCTTTCTGGGTTAGCTCTTTAGCGGCCCATCCGCCACTTATACCCGAACCGATGACAATGGCGTCGTATGTGTTTTGCTGGTTCGCTTTTCCTATGAGGTTCATGTGGTGTTTAGGTTTAGGGTACGGTTTTTTCGACAGGATGAACAGGATTTTCTTTTCAATTAGATTAAGAACCTGTTTAAACTTTTTTTCTGGAAGGTGAATTAGGCGTTTTTGTCATCCCGAGGAACGAGGGATCTTCGGTAGTAGGATTGTTTTTTATTTCTACCGAAGATCCCTCGTTCCTCGGGATGACAAAAGCACTTATTGCCAACTCAATTATGAAAGTTTAAAACAGGTTCTAGAAAAAATCTTGTAAATCCTGTTAATCCTGTCAAAAAAAAATCAGTTTACATCAAGCAAATCTTTCTCCACGATTTTCCCGCTCACTTTATCTTTCAGAATCAGTTTGTGGCGTCCGTCGTGGGTGATTTCTTCTTTGATCAGGTAAAAATCGGCATCGTATTCCGTCAACGTTTTTTCGAACGACAAGCCTTCCTGCCCACGCCAGACGGGTAAGTTGACGGGTTCCCACTGCTTCGACTCCGCCGAGCGGTAGGCGGCATCCAGCACGGCGTTCACTACGTAGCCATCGTAGAAGGTTTCAGCGGGTTGCCGCCCTTCTTCGCAGGATTTGAACATGTCGGTAAACATGTGATTATAGCCCAGGTCATTTACCTCATCACCGACCGGAAAGAGCCAACCGGAGTTGGATTCGGCCTTTTCCGCAACGTAGTCCGCCCCTTTACCGGATGTGTACATCTCGAAACCGGTACGCAGAAAATTGTTGATCCAGATGGTGCCTTCGGTACCCATGACCTCATCGCGCAGGTCCATACCGCCCCGGAACACCCAGCTAACTTCAAACTGTCCGATGGCTCCGTTTTCGTATTTTACCAGCGCAATGGCGTGGTCTTCGGCATCGATGGGCTTCACCTGCGTAGCCGCCCAGCACATCACCTCCACGGGCCGAACATCTTTCCCGATAAAACTCCGGGCGATTTCGACGCAGTGGCAACCCAGATCGAGCATACAGCCGCCACCCGCCTGCTCTTTGTCCCAGAACCAGTTGGAGTGCGGGCCAGGGTGCGCTTCGCGGGATTTCGCCCATAAAATTCGGCCCAGCGCCCCACTTTTAACGCTTTCCAGCGCCTTTAAAAACTTGGGCGAGTAACACAGGTCTTCCAGATAACCCCCAAAAATACCGGCTTCTTCAACAGCCTGCATCATGTGTAGGGCTTCATCGGCGTTACGTCCCAGGGGCTTGGTGCAGACGACGTTCTTTTTGTGTTTGGCGCACAGCAACACGGCTACCGCATGGAGGTTATTGGGCAGGGCAATGCACACCATCGTTACGTCGGGGTGGGCAATCACTTCCTCCATATCCGTCGACCAGATGGCGCAACCGTAGTCGGCGGCAAATTTTTGGGCGGTTTCCTCCCGGCGGGCATAGATGGCAATGACACGGTCGCGGCTCCGCTGCCCGTGAAGAGATTCGGCGTAGAAGCGGCCAATGAAGCCGCCCCCCAGCATGGCAATTCGTTGCATATCTATATGTTAGTGGTTTAGGAACTTTGACAAAGTTTAAAACTTTGTCAAAGTTGAAAGTTAACAGTTAGGTGGTTTTGATAAGTTTCATGCCGACGGGGTCCCAGTTGATCACCTTGCGTTGCTCGGCGCTCAGGTTTGCCGCCAGCGAAGGCGCAGCTGCCCGTAAGCCAAATTCGGCGTCTTCTTTTACGAGCGACGGGTTGTTTTCCCGAATGGCATTGAAGAACACGATCATGTGATCCAGCCGGTCGTCGTAGCCAGCCGGGGTGTTGAACGCTACGGCGGGTTCGTTTTGTATTTGCCGGGTAAACTGCCCCGCCGGGTATTTCTGGTCATACTGACGGATGAACTCCTCTTGCATTGTCTTTGGGTAGGTAAACAACGCGTCGTAGCCGGTACTGTACATGGGCGCATTGGGCCGTTTGAGCCGATTCATCACAAACGAATTCCAGCCAATATCAATGACGCCCTCCGTCCCGACCAGGCGCGTGTGAATGTCGCCCCCGGCACCTGTTGCCAGATTGACGCGGGTGGTAAACTGAAACGAGGGGTTTTTATCGGTCTTGGGATAGTCCATAATCGCCGTGACAAGGTCGTAGGCATCCCGGCCATCTTTCCAGTAATTCAAATCGCCCAGGGCAAAAATCCGGGTCGGCCCCTGCGAGCCCGTAATGGTGTGTACACCCGTGAGCAGGTGAGCGAATAAATCCCCGGCCACACCCGTTCCATATTCTTTGTAGTTGCGCCAACGGAAAAAGCGTTCGGCCTGAAAGGGTCGTTTGGGCGCATCGCCCAGGAAGCGGTCCCAGTCCACGTCTTTCGGGTCGAGATTCGGCGGCAGCGTATACTGCCAGGCACCCAGTGCATCCGTCCGGTCCAGAAACGTTTCTACGGAGGTCAGCTCGCCAATGTTACCGGCTTCGTACCGTTTCTTCGCTTCCAGCACAGCGGCACTACTTGCCCGCTGGCTACCCACCTGAAAGACTTTGCCTGATTTTTTGTGGGCATCGATTACCGCTTTCCCCTCGTCGATATGGTGAACCATCGGTTTTTCACAGTAGACGTGTTTGCCAGCCTGGAGAGCGGCAATCGAGATTTTGTCATGCCAGTGGTCGGGTACGCAAATCAGTACGGCATCAACGTCTTTTCGGGCCAGCACTTCCCGATAGTCTCGGGTTGTGAAGAGGTCATTGCCCCAAACTTCTTTTGCCCGAACGAGTC harbors:
- a CDS encoding GMC family oxidoreductase; its protein translation is MNLIGKANQQNTYDAIVIGSGISGGWAAKELTQKGLRTLVLERGRPVEHVKDYPTTMSSPWEMTHRGRYPLDVLEKSPTQAKVGYAFNEYSGQFFIRDTDHPYQQTKPFDWIRGYQVGGKSLSWARWTQRWAPFNFEDNLKDGHGVDWPIRYPDLAPWYSYVEKFAGISGNKDGLSTLPDGEFLPPFEMNCIEKSVRDAWKKEYADRHLIISRTANLSKAQPVHLALGRADCQSRNWCGRGCLYGAYFSSNSATLPAAAKTGKLTVRPFSVVHSIIYDEAKQRATGVRVIDTNTKEMTEYYARIIFVNAATLNSTLVLLNSTSNRFPNGLGNDSGALGHYLMDHNYRGRVAGVYEGKDLDDNYYYGRRPTGTYVPRFRNVLNDSQKDFVRGYAYACGGGRAGWERGHSVAGFGAEYKEALTHPGEWSFSMTAMGEMLPRYENHVKLNQANKDQWGMPTLDIDCSWGDNEDKMTADAIEQAKAMMEAAGIRITAAFDNHQAPGLAIHEMGTARMGLDPKTSVLNKWNQIHSVKNVFVTDGASMASSACQNPSLTYMALTARAADYAVRQLKAGKL
- a CDS encoding glycosyl hydrolase family 28 protein, with amino-acid sequence MKNYNVLTLVIAFLLSCQAYAQTYDIRDFGARTDSTFLNTKAIQSAIDQCYSKGGGEVLVPAGTYYTGTIFLKSNVYLHLSAGAVLQGSYKPADYPEHTILSAKKFGTITHNGLYVESMKALVIADKATHTGIIGLGTLRGPGEGKAFQLGLNKDGKPKNIFFIGCQDVLMEGINILNSAQVTVSISGCERVTINKIYLRSWVNWNCDGLDIDGKDVIISNCRIDSEDDALCFKSEYLDKFCENITVTNCVLSSICNGIKFGTGSRTGFRNITVSNCVIKKGSVNGYRHWPMPASIVHRPEETSVNTGIVILGVDGGIVENITISDIIMTDVLSPIFIRVGRRFLNPDKKPSVMRHINIQNIRAETRSIIPTIIAGLEESPAEDIRLSNIRITVPKGVSADSIKTFPAIIREDVKGYPENRLTFGTKLPASAFYVRHVNGLVLDDVTVTCNEPDARPAFYVDDVRGIKLKNVAIGDKKLEKTGAMLTQKNSERIEVMN
- a CDS encoding Gfo/Idh/MocA family oxidoreductase, encoding MQRIAMLGGGFIGRFYAESLHGQRSRDRVIAIYARREETAQKFAADYGCAIWSTDMEEVIAHPDVTMVCIALPNNLHAVAVLLCAKHKKNVVCTKPLGRNADEALHMMQAVEEAGIFGGYLEDLCYSPKFLKALESVKSGALGRILWAKSREAHPGPHSNWFWDKEQAGGGCMLDLGCHCVEIARSFIGKDVRPVEVMCWAATQVKPIDAEDHAIALVKYENGAIGQFEVSWVFRGGMDLRDEVMGTEGTIWINNFLRTGFEMYTSGKGADYVAEKAESNSGWLFPVGDEVNDLGYNHMFTDMFKSCEEGRQPAETFYDGYVVNAVLDAAYRSAESKQWEPVNLPVWRGQEGLSFEKTLTEYDADFYLIKEEITHDGRHKLILKDKVSGKIVEKDLLDVN
- a CDS encoding Gfo/Idh/MocA family oxidoreductase, with protein sequence MNSRRKFLRQLSGTTALLAGGTALANAETRCLHAGSGHLITPLKPRSAADTINIGLIGAGIIGHYDLDCALKVPGTKVVAVADLYDPRLVRAKEVWGNDLFTTRDYREVLARKDVDAVLICVPDHWHDKISIAALQAGKHVYCEKPMVHHIDEGKAVIDAHKKSGKVFQVGSQRASSAAVLEAKKRYEAGNIGELTSVETFLDRTDALGAWQYTLPPNLDPKDVDWDRFLGDAPKRPFQAERFFRWRNYKEYGTGVAGDLFAHLLTGVHTITGSQGPTRIFALGDLNYWKDGRDAYDLVTAIMDYPKTDKNPSFQFTTRVNLATGAGGDIHTRLVGTEGVIDIGWNSFVMNRLKRPNAPMYSTGYDALFTYPKTMQEEFIRQYDQKYPAGQFTRQIQNEPAVAFNTPAGYDDRLDHMIVFFNAIRENNPSLVKEDAEFGLRAAAPSLAANLSAEQRKVINWDPVGMKLIKTT